From the Paraflavitalea soli genome, the window GTTTTGGGGCATCTTTTCCGGGTTCAGCTTGTATTCGTTCAAAGGGATAGGGAAATAATAGTCTTTCGTGGTAATGTTCGACAACGGTGAATTGTTGTAATCCGCCTGGCTCTTGGCCCTTATATAAGCCACCAGTTCGGCAGGCGTAAAAAAACGTATCAGGTCATGCCAGCGATGGTGCTCAAAAGCCAGCTCTATCCGGCGCTCATGTAAGATGGCCAGTTTCAGCGTAGGATATTTTGCAGGATAAAAAGCATAGGCCGGATCAGCCATCATCACAGCATACAAAGGACGGGCAGCCCTGGCCCTTACCATATCCAGGTAAGTGATAGCCGTGGCATTGTCATTCAGCTGCATAAATACTTCCGCCAGGTTCAGGATCACATCTGCATAACGGATCAGGATCCAGTCATTACCACCATAACCAAGATTGGTAGCAGCGGCGCTGTTATCCCTGAACTTGGTAATGAAATAAGCTTTTACAGCCGGGTCATTGGCATATTTAACAGAGTAATCCGTACGCAGATCACCCGTCTCAAATTCTTTCAGCAGATCATTGGTGAATGTACCACCAGCACCCTGTGATGGAGCCAATGAGTTGATCGTTTCGCCTTTGGCCTGGTTGCTGGCAGCCAGCGAGGACCGGTACGTAGGATCGCCTTGCTTGTACACGATCTGCCAGATGATCTCCTGGTTGGTATTTTTCTTATTCACATCAAATACATCTGCAAAAGGAATGTCCGACAACTTGCTAAAGCCACGCATATTGTAACAAGCCATCAGGTAGGTTTTGGCATTGTTGAGGTTGGCTGTTTTACTGGCAGCATCCAGCGTAGTAGCCATCGTTAAGTATACCTGGCCCAGCAAGGCATTGGCCGCTTGCAGCGATACACGGCCTTTACCAGCCGCAGGTTGTACATTGGGCAGGTTACTGCCCACCACATCCACCAGGTCCTTGATGATCTGCGCATATACATTCTCCCTTGTTTCGCGGAAAGTAGCCTTGTTCACATCATCAAGCGAGCTTAACCTTTCCGTCACCAGCGGTACACCGCCAAATTCGCGCACCAGGTTGAAATACATGAAGGCCCGGATGAACTTCAGCTCAGCAATGTATTGCGTCTTTACTGCATTGTCAGCAAACGTTATTTTATCAATAACAGAGAGCACCAGGTTGGCCCTTGATATGGGTACATACAGGGCTGTCCAATGGCTTTGCAGGTAGGTATTACTGGCCAGCAGCGCAAAAGCAGTAAACTGAAATGGCTCACCATTATTCGATTGATTATCGGTGGTATTCACATCATCGGCACGGTCGTCCGTCCACAAGGAAGCGCCTTCACCCACACAGTTGGAACTTCTGAGCGCCTGGTAGGCGCCGTTCACAGCCAGGGAAACATCATTTTCTGTTTTTAAGGCCTTATCTACAGATACGGAATTGGGATTGCTTTGCTCCAGGAATTCCTTATTGCAGGAACCTAATCCCACCATAAGGCCCAATCCGATCGATATTACATATATGTTACGCATAAAATAGTGTTTAGATTGTTCAACAGTGTCAGGCTGAGCTTGTCGAAGCCCTTCGACAGGCTCAGCCTGACAATCGAATAATATTAGAATTGCATTTTAACACCAAAACTGAAAGCACGTACCAGGGGGTATTTGCCATAGTCTACACCCGGTGTAAGGTTCACACCGTTGTTATAATCCACTTCAGGATTATAGCCCAGGTATTTGGTAACTGTGAAAGCATTGTCTACACTTCCATACACCCGCAGGGCGTTAAAGCCCAGCTTCTTTACAAAAGACAGACTGCCCAGGTTATAGCCCAGCGTGATATTGGTGCAACGGAAAAAGGAACCATCCTGCAAATAGAAATCAGATAGGCGGGTACTATTACTTTGTGTACCGCCACGCGAAGCACGATAAATTTTTCCATCACCAGGTTCTGCTTCAGAGCGATACCTGTTCTTCACTACTGAATAATTATTGCCAGAGCCTTCCATGTTCTTGATATAATAATCCTGTCCGTCGATCACATCATTCCCTTGTGATCCATTAAAGGAAGCACTCAGATCTAACTGCTTATAACTGATAGAGAGGTTAAAACCATACGTAAAATCAGGATAAGGCGTGCCGATCACTGTTTTATCAGCATCCGTTACAATACCATCACCATTCGTGTCCTGGAAATACAGATCACCGGGACTCAACGGTGTTTTTTGTGCGCTGGAACGGGGCGGTCCCTGTATCTTATAGCCGGAAGGAAATGCATTGTTGACCAGGTGCGCATCGTCGGCTGCAATATTGGCCATATCAGACTGTTTTACCATACCTGCTACTTTAAAGCCATAGAACATGCCGATGGGCTGTCCTTCCTGGGTAACGTGGGTGATGTAAGTACGCTCAGCCCCAATACTATAAATGGTGCTGGCGCCGCCAAGACTTTTTACCTCGTTTTTATTGAAAGTGATATTACCGCTCAGGTTCAGGTTAAAGTCTTTCGTAGCAATGATCTTTGCGTCGATCTGTGCGTCCAGGCCATTATTGCGTATATCAGCATCTTTCAGGTTGGTCAGGATATTGCTGTACCCTGAAGCAGAAGTAATATTTTGCCTTACCAGCAGGTTGTATGATTTACTGATATAATAGTTAAGGATCACCGACAAACGGTTATTCAGCAAATTGAGATCAGCTCCAAAATTGTATTGTGAAGTAGATTCCCAACCCAGCTTCTTATCCGCAATATTACCAGCTGCATTGGCTGTCACCACACTATTGCCTATGACTGTACCAGTAGGTGTAGCCAGTGCCTGCTCATAATTGTAATTACCGATATTGTTATTACCGCTCAATCCCCAGCTGGCGCGCAGCCGCACCGTAGATCCTTCGCCCAGCCAGCTATCATAAAACTTTTCATTGGAAAGATTCCAACCGGCAGATATCGAAGGGAAATTACCCCAACGGTTCTGCGGGCCAAAGCGCGAAGAACCATCCGTACGGAAAGAGCCGGTTAAGTAATACTTGTTATCATAACTATAGATAGCCCTTGCCAGGTAAGAGACCAGCGTAGTGGTAGTTTTACCCGTCACACCTTTATTCAGGCCAAAATCGGCCGCATTGGCGCCACCTGCCGTCAGCTCCGGCACCAGGTCGTTGGAGAAACCCTTGGCAGTTACACTCAGCACATCAGTGTTCGTTTCCTGCGCCGTGTAGCCAGCCAGTACATTCAGGTCGCCCTTACCCAGTTTCTTTTTATAGGTCAGCGTAAACTCAGCCAGCTTATCCAGCGTGGTGAGGGTCTGCGCGGAAGCGTTGGCAGCGGCAATAGCCTGTGGCGATCCGGGCGGATTAGCGCCACTGCTGAGGTTGGTAGGATAATAGTATTCGTACTTCTCATTATAGGTTTGTGCACCAATATTCACCTTGCCCGAAAGACCCGGTATAAATTCATAAGTAGCACTCGTATTGAAAGTACCACGCGTTCCCTTACGGGTAATATTTACCCTTTGTGCCAGCGCTACCGGGTTCTCAATTCCCTGGAAGGCGTAGGTATACCCATCGATGGGTGTAGAAGCCGCACCCAGCGCCAATGATCCATCCGGATTATACAAAGGGAAGAAAGGCATATATACCAACGCACCCAATATAGGTCCGTTGTTAAAACGACCTTCCTGCACTTCCCGGTTATTCGTATTGGTCACAAACATGCTGGAGCTTACCTTCAGCTTCTTTGTTACATCCGCATCGATATTGGCCCGCAGGTTGATCCTTTTCTGGAAAGTACTAACAATGATCCCCGGCTGATCCTGATAGCCACCACTGATCATATAACGGGTGCCATTGTTACCGCCTGAGAAAGAAAAATTGTGGCGTTGCACCAAAGCATTGCGGTACAGCGCATCTTGCCAGTCCGTATTGTACTGGGGTTGCAGTACTTTCTGGTTCTGAAAATCATATAATGATTTGATGATCGTGATATTCCCGGGATTGCTGCCCAGCCTGGCGATACGGGCCGCATTGTCATCGGAGTAGTAAGCATCATTCCAGGGAATACCCTGTGCGATAATTTGGTCCTTATAAGCGCCATTACGGCCATCAACAAATAACTGGGCAAACTCATAAGCATCCAACATGTCCACTTTTTTAGCAAGCTGGTTAACCCCTACCTGGTAGTCATAAGCCAGTGTTCCCTTCCCCTGACGGCCACGTTTGGTAGTGATCAGTACTACACCGCCGGCGGCACGGGAACCATAGATAGCAGCAGAAGCCGCATCCTTCAATATTTCAATAGATTCAATATCATCAGGATTGATGAAAATATCGTTACCAGAAGTAGCAGGGTTATAACCATTGGTACCATTACCACCATTGCCCGGGCCCGAGCTGATGGTACCACCCACCGGATAACCATCCACTACGTACAAAGGTTCAGAGCTGGCATTGATAGAACCAATGCCCCGCACACGGATCTTGGTACCGGAATAAGGCGCCCCACTTACCTGCGACACCTGCACACCCGCTACCTTGCCCACCAGGGCCTGGCTCAGCGTTGGTGAACTAAGGTTAAGCTCTTTGGATTTCACGCTGGATACAGCGCCTGTAAGATCACTCTTCCGCAAACGCTGATACCCGATAGACACTTCCTCCAGCATTTTAGCCTCTTCTTTCAACCTGATGGTCATTACTGTTTTATCGCCTACCGCTATTTTACCGGTAGTATAACCTGCATAGCTTACCACCAACGTATCACCGGCGGCAATATCCAGTGAGAACTTTCCTTTGGCATCGGCTACAACTGTTTTACCAGAGCGCGTGGCTGATATACTGGCGCCTGCCAAAGGCTCATTGGTTTCAGAACTTACCGTACCGGACACAGCGCCTGTTTGCGCCTGTAGCGGTAACGAAGCCATGCCGAATAAGGTCATGAGCAGCAGCAGTAGTTTTGGAAACACTCCCTTATCCCTGGACAAAGGAATGGCATGTGCAATTTTCATTTGCATTAGTTATATTTTGTAATAAGAAAAATGTACCGACAGAAAGCAATCGTGAGGCAAAGGACTTGTAGCGTGTGCCGCCCTCTGCCCGGCCCCAGGCAGCGCCGAAGAGCTTGCCCCGTTTTACGGGCGCGACTCACCCTGTTGCTAGTTTCCCCAACGTACGTCCATCCTATTGACGTTGTTTTTCCGGGAGGAGCTTACAGCAATACCTTGCAGTGTATTATTAAGGAACGTAAACCCTTCCAGTTCATCGGACCGTTCGTTGATGTCAACTACTTTGATCACTTGTTCTGTTCCTGCAGCCAATGACTTTTCAAGATCGAGGAAGGTAAAACGCC encodes:
- a CDS encoding SusC/RagA family TonB-linked outer membrane protein, whose protein sequence is MKIAHAIPLSRDKGVFPKLLLLLMTLFGMASLPLQAQTGAVSGTVSSETNEPLAGASISATRSGKTVVADAKGKFSLDIAAGDTLVVSYAGYTTGKIAVGDKTVMTIRLKEEAKMLEEVSIGYQRLRKSDLTGAVSSVKSKELNLSSPTLSQALVGKVAGVQVSQVSGAPYSGTKIRVRGIGSINASSEPLYVVDGYPVGGTISSGPGNGGNGTNGYNPATSGNDIFINPDDIESIEILKDAASAAIYGSRAAGGVVLITTKRGRQGKGTLAYDYQVGVNQLAKKVDMLDAYEFAQLFVDGRNGAYKDQIIAQGIPWNDAYYSDDNAARIARLGSNPGNITIIKSLYDFQNQKVLQPQYNTDWQDALYRNALVQRHNFSFSGGNNGTRYMISGGYQDQPGIIVSTFQKRINLRANIDADVTKKLKVSSSMFVTNTNNREVQEGRFNNGPILGALVYMPFFPLYNPDGSLALGAASTPIDGYTYAFQGIENPVALAQRVNITRKGTRGTFNTSATYEFIPGLSGKVNIGAQTYNEKYEYYYPTNLSSGANPPGSPQAIAAANASAQTLTTLDKLAEFTLTYKKKLGKGDLNVLAGYTAQETNTDVLSVTAKGFSNDLVPELTAGGANAADFGLNKGVTGKTTTTLVSYLARAIYSYDNKYYLTGSFRTDGSSRFGPQNRWGNFPSISAGWNLSNEKFYDSWLGEGSTVRLRASWGLSGNNNIGNYNYEQALATPTGTVIGNSVVTANAAGNIADKKLGWESTSQYNFGADLNLLNNRLSVILNYYISKSYNLLVRQNITSASGYSNILTNLKDADIRNNGLDAQIDAKIIATKDFNLNLSGNITFNKNEVKSLGGASTIYSIGAERTYITHVTQEGQPIGMFYGFKVAGMVKQSDMANIAADDAHLVNNAFPSGYKIQGPPRSSAQKTPLSPGDLYFQDTNGDGIVTDADKTVIGTPYPDFTYGFNLSISYKQLDLSASFNGSQGNDVIDGQDYYIKNMEGSGNNYSVVKNRYRSEAEPGDGKIYRASRGGTQSNSTRLSDFYLQDGSFFRCTNITLGYNLGSLSFVKKLGFNALRVYGSVDNAFTVTKYLGYNPEVDYNNGVNLTPGVDYGKYPLVRAFSFGVKMQF
- a CDS encoding RagB/SusD family nutrient uptake outer membrane protein — encoded protein: MRNIYVISIGLGLMVGLGSCNKEFLEQSNPNSVSVDKALKTENDVSLAVNGAYQALRSSNCVGEGASLWTDDRADDVNTTDNQSNNGEPFQFTAFALLASNTYLQSHWTALYVPISRANLVLSVIDKITFADNAVKTQYIAELKFIRAFMYFNLVREFGGVPLVTERLSSLDDVNKATFRETRENVYAQIIKDLVDVVGSNLPNVQPAAGKGRVSLQAANALLGQVYLTMATTLDAASKTANLNNAKTYLMACYNMRGFSKLSDIPFADVFDVNKKNTNQEIIWQIVYKQGDPTYRSSLAASNQAKGETINSLAPSQGAGGTFTNDLLKEFETGDLRTDYSVKYANDPAVKAYFITKFRDNSAAATNLGYGGNDWILIRYADVILNLAEVFMQLNDNATAITYLDMVRARAARPLYAVMMADPAYAFYPAKYPTLKLAILHERRIELAFEHHRWHDLIRFFTPAELVAYIRAKSQADYNNSPLSNITTKDYYFPIPLNEYKLNPEKMPQNPGYD